In a genomic window of Pelotomaculum thermopropionicum SI:
- the LivG gene encoding ABC-type branched-chain amino acid transport systems, ATPase component — protein sequence MPVLEIKGLSKNFGGLRALSNFSLTLAENEIVGLIGPNGAGKTTVFNLITGVFPVSSGSIEFMGKNILGMKPFKINRLGIARTFQNIRLFKQCSVLDNVRAVFHSRTGYGLLDAFLHTPRYSAGEEQIYAKSMELLETMNLADRAGMTAASLPYGDQRRLEIARALAGEPRLLLLDEPAAGMNPAEASALVDLIRFIRDRFKLTILLIEHQMGVVMNVCERLVVLDFGEVIATGLPEEVRTNQKVLEAYLGKGVTVA from the coding sequence CTTAGCAAAAACTTCGGCGGCTTAAGGGCACTGTCCAATTTCAGCCTGACCCTTGCCGAAAACGAAATAGTCGGGCTGATCGGGCCCAACGGGGCGGGCAAAACGACGGTTTTTAACCTGATTACCGGCGTATTCCCGGTGTCTTCAGGCTCCATAGAATTCATGGGCAAGAATATCCTGGGAATGAAACCCTTTAAAATCAACCGGCTCGGAATAGCCAGGACCTTCCAGAACATCAGGCTTTTCAAGCAGTGCAGCGTGCTTGACAACGTCCGGGCGGTCTTTCATTCCAGGACCGGCTACGGTTTGCTCGACGCCTTCCTTCACACGCCGCGGTACTCCGCCGGGGAGGAACAGATTTACGCCAAATCCATGGAACTGCTGGAAACCATGAATCTGGCCGACCGGGCCGGAATGACCGCCGCCAGCCTGCCTTACGGCGACCAGCGCCGGCTTGAGATAGCCCGCGCCCTGGCCGGTGAGCCCAGGCTCTTGCTGCTGGACGAGCCCGCCGCCGGGATGAATCCGGCCGAGGCGAGCGCCCTGGTCGATTTGATCAGGTTTATACGAGACCGCTTCAAGTTGACCATACTCTTAATCGAGCACCAGATGGGCGTGGTCATGAACGTCTGCGAGCGGCTGGTGGTCCTTGACTTCGGCGAAGTAATAGCCACCGGCCTGCCGGAGGAGGTCCGCACCAACCAGAAGGTGCTGGAGGCCTACCTGGGCAAGGGGGTGACCGTTGCCTGA